A single region of the Massilia sp. erpn genome encodes:
- a CDS encoding VirB8/TrbF family protein yields MQNSLPPHQKTAPTPNAPPDFAPGPTRQAAELEFFERGAKKRIENNRLFFIAILLAAGHVVQGIAWNGFLPLKTVETYVVNQVDKGRLVADGTPVGTWTPDDDAIDYFVNQWASKTWDVNRATIENTFAESAEQAVGMAKVQMQELRKNDNPLASLHDNPGYSRIYEFVSMNKVKDDVRLVRFRTITRLSPEAAPRITTYAMTVTFTRIKPRTRSEVMKNPAGLFITSFNPTEESVSK; encoded by the coding sequence ATGCAAAACTCTCTGCCTCCCCACCAAAAGACGGCGCCCACGCCGAACGCCCCTCCGGATTTCGCCCCGGGTCCGACCCGCCAGGCTGCCGAGCTGGAATTCTTCGAGCGCGGCGCCAAAAAGCGCATCGAGAACAACCGCCTGTTTTTCATTGCCATCTTGCTGGCAGCCGGTCACGTCGTTCAAGGCATCGCCTGGAATGGTTTCCTGCCCTTGAAAACGGTTGAGACCTACGTCGTCAACCAGGTCGATAAGGGCCGTCTCGTCGCGGATGGTACGCCGGTCGGCACCTGGACGCCGGACGATGACGCCATCGACTACTTCGTCAACCAGTGGGCCAGCAAGACCTGGGACGTGAACCGCGCGACGATCGAAAACACCTTCGCGGAATCGGCGGAGCAGGCCGTCGGCATGGCGAAGGTGCAGATGCAGGAGCTGCGCAAGAACGACAATCCCCTGGCCTCGCTGCATGACAACCCGGGCTACAGCCGCATCTACGAGTTCGTCAGCATGAACAAGGTGAAGGACGACGTGCGTCTGGTGCGCTTCCGCACCATTACGCGGCTGAGCCCCGAAGCGGCACCAAGAATCACCACGTACGCCATGACGGTGACCTTCACCCGCATCAAGCCGCGTACCCGCTCAGAAGTGATGAAGAACCCGGCCGGCCTGTTCATCACCAGCTTCAATCCGACAGAGGAAAGTGTTTCGAAATGA
- a CDS encoding OmpA family protein produces MKRMKIGMMMGGALAGIGVGACTTTPPSPVGFNYQVDNGQANRIVQVFDLSGNTVVQIRHVDPKSTRFYNAQNVEIPHEIVGENVVLRGLQGSFTVSSRLAASRIVRTVPLPTAVAAGGALPVPAAPAAKEQDGGTMLAEIARIKKEIAELRNRLAVAADAPAAMAPAVVDAPPQAAIIRVSFRDNSQRFTPPREVRARLATLAQGGGSVAVRGFTDSAQPSPASEALAKGRAAAAKRFLVRLGVDPKKISVQYEPAGKFAADNGTEEGRAANRRVEIQAS; encoded by the coding sequence ATGAAAAGAATGAAGATCGGCATGATGATGGGGGGGGCGCTGGCGGGGATCGGCGTCGGGGCATGCACCACCACGCCGCCTTCGCCGGTCGGCTTCAACTACCAGGTGGATAACGGCCAGGCGAACCGTATCGTGCAGGTTTTCGATTTGTCCGGCAATACCGTGGTCCAGATCCGTCACGTCGATCCGAAGTCGACCCGCTTCTACAACGCGCAGAACGTCGAAATCCCCCATGAGATTGTGGGGGAGAACGTGGTGCTGCGCGGTTTGCAAGGTAGCTTCACGGTCTCGTCGCGCCTGGCCGCGTCGCGCATCGTGCGTACTGTCCCGCTGCCGACCGCGGTGGCGGCCGGCGGCGCGTTGCCCGTCCCGGCTGCTCCGGCGGCAAAAGAGCAGGACGGCGGCACCATGCTGGCCGAAATCGCGCGCATCAAAAAGGAAATCGCTGAACTGCGGAACCGGCTGGCTGTTGCCGCGGACGCGCCGGCCGCCATGGCGCCGGCGGTGGTGGACGCGCCGCCCCAGGCTGCGATCATCCGCGTTTCGTTCCGCGACAATAGCCAGCGCTTCACGCCACCGCGCGAAGTCCGGGCTCGTCTTGCTACGCTGGCGCAGGGCGGTGGCAGCGTCGCGGTACGCGGCTTTACCGACAGTGCGCAGCCGTCGCCGGCTTCCGAGGCGCTGGCAAAAGGGCGGGCGGCGGCGGCCAAGCGCTTCTTGGTGCGCCTGGGCGTCGACCCGAAGAAAATCTCGGTCCAGTATGAGCCGGCCGGCAAGTTCGCGGCCGATAATGGCACGGAAGAGGGACGGGCCGCCAACCGCCGGGTGGAGATCCAGGCGAGCTGA
- a CDS encoding TrbG/VirB9 family P-type conjugative transfer protein — protein sequence MALACAGVAGAAAPKRAAPVADEAAKATPAPKENRIVTYNYSPDIIFRLLTLPEMHTHIQLAEDEGVIETPVVGDSLQWRVSGGPRNLYIKPLRHDLETSMTLVTNKRTYQFQLVAGKAAGEQYQKVSFLYPDRELEIRLRKEAEAGAAEAEKVRLADQVVAPNIDPATLDFAFDIEGNARFKPTAVYSNGQFTFLVMPDTQDSPAVFLLDEDNHPSLINYQVKGRMIVVERYAQRLLLKLGAAEVRVTRRGIPNPRSRW from the coding sequence ATGGCATTGGCCTGCGCGGGCGTCGCGGGTGCCGCGGCGCCGAAGCGCGCGGCGCCGGTTGCTGATGAGGCCGCAAAAGCGACCCCGGCACCGAAGGAAAACCGTATCGTTACCTACAACTATTCGCCGGATATCATCTTCCGGCTGCTGACGCTGCCCGAAATGCATACCCATATCCAGCTGGCGGAGGACGAAGGCGTGATCGAAACCCCGGTGGTCGGCGATTCGCTGCAGTGGCGCGTGAGCGGCGGGCCGCGCAACCTCTACATCAAACCCTTGCGCCACGACCTCGAAACGTCGATGACGCTGGTCACCAACAAGCGCACTTACCAGTTCCAGCTGGTCGCTGGAAAGGCGGCGGGCGAGCAATACCAGAAAGTCAGTTTTCTCTACCCGGACCGCGAGCTGGAAATCAGGTTGCGCAAGGAGGCGGAAGCCGGTGCGGCCGAAGCGGAGAAAGTCCGCCTGGCCGACCAGGTCGTTGCGCCGAATATCGACCCAGCCACGCTCGACTTCGCTTTCGACATCGAGGGCAATGCGCGCTTTAAGCCGACGGCGGTGTACTCCAACGGACAGTTCACCTTCCTCGTCATGCCGGATACCCAGGACAGCCCGGCCGTCTTCCTGCTGGACGAAGACAACCATCCTTCGCTCATCAACTACCAGGTGAAGGGACGCATGATCGTCGTCGAACGCTATGCGCAGCGCTTGCTGCTGAAGCTGGGCGCAGCCGAGGTGCGTGTGACCAGGCGCGGCATCCCAAACCCTCGCTCGAGGTGGTAA
- a CDS encoding TrbI/VirB10 family protein gives MAKDPFQELPKLEPEGEHGHAPDLRRAAAENANDIAASAPPRNLLKSLTKWTVPIFFGGTLIWLFVSPDKPRGRLEAQKVEVDTRQQTIETESMLKSMKSAAEKSQPVVLPLMPGSPPASAAAASGPLPPGFGHAQRAPGPPAAAYAAAAPMPSAMPDEAMADVQKRAAEQQKRMEDIRAAPMEAGQVRLLAQGGPAEVAKLPGVVADLQADIAGERAAVARSQQAMQEQMLAALAPKEAPKSKGANQDFLASAAASAGARTPVAAMQNAAGRYLVGEGAVIRAVLLTNVNSDLPGRILARISSDVYDSSQKHVLIPKGSLLNGVYNSQIIIGQERLLMAMTRLTLPNGNWIPLAGVAATDMMGTSGMDAEVNNHFMKMFSSSLIIGASTLMLPRADTSVTTLPGTTGASGAATAGSVFATTLNDVLKTLMERNKNIAPTLQLGAGQEFIFMANQDMLLLPYR, from the coding sequence ATGGCCAAAGATCCATTCCAAGAACTGCCGAAGCTCGAGCCGGAAGGCGAACACGGACACGCTCCGGACCTGCGGCGCGCCGCGGCGGAGAATGCGAACGACATCGCGGCGTCCGCGCCGCCACGCAATTTGCTCAAGTCCTTGACGAAGTGGACCGTCCCCATCTTTTTCGGCGGAACCTTGATCTGGCTGTTCGTGTCGCCGGACAAGCCACGCGGGCGTCTGGAGGCGCAGAAGGTCGAGGTCGATACCCGGCAGCAGACGATTGAAACCGAATCGATGTTGAAGAGCATGAAGTCCGCCGCCGAGAAGTCGCAGCCGGTGGTGCTTCCCCTGATGCCAGGATCGCCGCCCGCGTCCGCTGCGGCCGCTTCCGGGCCGTTGCCGCCCGGCTTTGGCCATGCCCAGCGTGCCCCTGGCCCGCCAGCCGCCGCCTATGCCGCCGCGGCCCCGATGCCGTCCGCCATGCCGGATGAGGCGATGGCGGACGTGCAGAAGCGTGCGGCGGAGCAGCAGAAGCGGATGGAAGATATCCGTGCTGCGCCAATGGAAGCCGGCCAGGTGCGCCTGCTGGCCCAGGGCGGCCCGGCGGAGGTGGCGAAACTGCCGGGCGTGGTCGCCGACTTGCAGGCCGACATCGCTGGCGAGCGTGCCGCGGTTGCGCGTTCGCAGCAAGCCATGCAGGAACAGATGCTGGCCGCGTTGGCGCCCAAGGAGGCGCCGAAGAGCAAGGGCGCGAACCAGGATTTCCTGGCCAGTGCGGCGGCCTCGGCGGGCGCCCGAACGCCGGTCGCGGCCATGCAGAATGCGGCTGGCCGCTATCTGGTGGGGGAGGGCGCCGTCATCCGCGCCGTATTACTGACCAATGTCAATAGCGATCTGCCGGGACGTATTCTGGCCCGCATCAGTTCCGACGTGTACGACAGCAGCCAAAAGCATGTGCTGATCCCGAAGGGTAGCTTGCTGAACGGCGTGTACAACAGCCAGATCATTATCGGCCAGGAGCGGCTGCTGATGGCCATGACGCGGTTGACACTGCCCAACGGCAACTGGATTCCGCTGGCCGGGGTGGCAGCGACGGACATGATGGGAACGTCAGGCATGGATGCGGAGGTGAACAATCACTTCATGAAGATGTTTTCCAGCAGCCTGATCATCGGCGCGTCGACCTTGATGCTGCCGCGGGCCGACACGTCAGTCACGACCTTGCCCGGCACGACCGGCGCGAGCGGGGCCGCCACCGCCGGTTCGGTGTTTGCGACCACGCTCAATGATGTGCTGAAGACGCTGATGGAGCGGAACAAGAATATCGCGCCGACCCTGCAACTTGGCGCCGGGCAGGAATTCATCTTCATGGCCAACCAGGACATGCTGCTGTTGCCCTACAGGTAA